Proteins encoded in a region of the Mycobacterium branderi genome:
- a CDS encoding Zn-ribbon domain-containing OB-fold protein codes for MIEHPEPPLSAPLTLSFDYTRSVGPTLGKFFTALRERRILGVRGSDGRVHVPPAEYDPVSYEPLGEMVPVAATGTVESWTWQPQPLEGQPLDRPFAWALIKLDGADTTLLHAVDAGTPDAISRGTRVHVHWADEPVGAITDIAYFALGDEAEPEGQPDDRDPVTMLETPISLTIQHSASQPESAYLRALQEGKLLGARTGETGKVYFPAREADPATGLALDNYVELPDKGTVTTFAIINIPFAGQRIKPPYVAAYVLLDGADIPFLHLVTDIDASEVRMGMRVEAVWRPREEWGLGIDNISHFRPTGEPDADYDTYKHHL; via the coding sequence CTGATCGAACACCCGGAGCCGCCTCTCTCGGCGCCGCTGACGTTGTCCTTTGACTACACCCGTTCGGTCGGTCCCACCCTGGGCAAATTCTTCACCGCCCTGCGCGAACGCCGCATCCTCGGGGTACGCGGATCCGATGGCCGGGTGCATGTGCCGCCGGCCGAATACGACCCGGTCAGCTACGAACCGCTGGGCGAGATGGTACCGGTGGCTGCCACCGGCACCGTCGAGTCCTGGACCTGGCAGCCGCAGCCGCTCGAGGGGCAGCCGCTGGACCGCCCGTTCGCCTGGGCGCTGATCAAGCTCGACGGCGCCGACACCACGCTGCTGCACGCCGTCGACGCAGGCACGCCCGACGCGATCAGCCGCGGCACCCGGGTGCATGTGCACTGGGCCGACGAGCCCGTCGGCGCCATCACCGACATCGCGTACTTCGCGCTGGGTGATGAGGCCGAACCCGAGGGCCAACCAGACGACCGCGACCCGGTCACGATGCTCGAAACGCCGATCAGCCTGACGATTCAGCACAGCGCGTCACAGCCGGAAAGTGCCTATCTGCGTGCGCTGCAGGAAGGCAAGCTGCTCGGTGCCCGCACCGGCGAAACAGGCAAGGTGTACTTCCCCGCGCGCGAGGCCGACCCCGCAACCGGGCTGGCACTCGACAACTACGTCGAGCTGCCCGACAAGGGCACGGTCACGACGTTCGCCATCATCAACATCCCGTTCGCCGGCCAGCGGATCAAGCCCCCCTATGTGGCGGCCTACGTGCTGCTCGACGGCGCCGACATCCCATTCCTGCACCTGGTCACCGACATCGACGCATCCGAGGTTCGGATGGGCATGCGGGTCGAGGCGGTGTGGCGGCCCCGCGAGGAATGGGGTTTGGGCATTGACAACATCTCGCATTTCCGGCCCACCGGCGAACCGGACGCCGACTACGACACCTACAAGCACCACCTGTAA
- a CDS encoding LLM class F420-dependent oxidoreductase, producing MKLGLQLGYWGAQPPENAGELVAAAEDAGFDAVFTAEAWGSDAYTPLAWWGASTRRLRLGTSVVQLSARTPTACAMAALTLDHLSGGRHMLGLGVSGPQVVEGWYGQRFPKPLARTREYIDIVRQVLAREKPVTSDGPHYPLPLTGDGTTGLGKALKPITHPRRADIPILLGAEGPKNVALAAEICDGWLPIFYTPRLAGMYNEWLDEGFARPGARRSREDFEVCATANIVITNDRAAAFAAMKPYIALYMGGMGAEDTNFHADVYRRMGYAEVVDEVTRLFRSDQKERAAEIIPDEVIDDAAIVGDLDYVREQIKAWEAAGVTMMVVSGRSTEQIRELASLI from the coding sequence ATGAAGCTGGGATTGCAGCTGGGGTATTGGGGCGCTCAGCCCCCGGAGAACGCCGGTGAGCTGGTGGCCGCCGCCGAGGACGCCGGCTTCGACGCCGTGTTCACCGCCGAAGCATGGGGATCGGACGCCTACACCCCACTGGCCTGGTGGGGCGCGTCGACCCGACGCCTGCGGCTGGGCACCTCGGTGGTCCAGCTGTCCGCGCGCACCCCGACCGCGTGTGCGATGGCGGCGCTGACTTTGGATCATCTCTCCGGCGGCCGGCACATGCTGGGCCTGGGAGTGTCCGGGCCGCAGGTGGTGGAGGGCTGGTACGGCCAGCGCTTTCCCAAGCCGCTGGCCCGCACCCGCGAGTACATCGACATCGTGCGTCAGGTGCTGGCCCGGGAGAAGCCGGTGACCAGCGACGGCCCGCACTACCCGCTGCCGTTAACCGGCGACGGCACAACGGGTCTGGGCAAGGCTTTGAAGCCGATCACTCATCCGCGGCGCGCCGATATTCCGATCCTGCTGGGCGCTGAGGGCCCGAAGAACGTCGCGCTGGCCGCCGAGATCTGCGACGGCTGGCTGCCGATCTTCTACACGCCGCGGCTGGCCGGCATGTACAACGAATGGCTCGATGAGGGGTTCGCCCGGCCCGGGGCGCGGCGTAGCCGCGAGGACTTTGAGGTCTGCGCGACGGCCAACATCGTCATCACCAATGACCGCGCAGCCGCCTTCGCGGCGATGAAGCCGTATATCGCCCTGTACATGGGCGGGATGGGTGCCGAAGACACCAACTTCCACGCCGACGTGTACCGGCGGATGGGCTACGCCGAGGTCGTCGACGAGGTCACCCGGCTTTTCCGCAGCGACCAGAAGGAACGAGCCGCGGAGATCATCCCGGACGAAGTCATCGACGACGCCGCGATCGTCGGCGACCTGGACTACGTGCGTGAGCAGATCAAGGCCTGGGAGGCCGCCGGCGTCACCATGATGGTGGTCTCCGGTCGCAGCACCGAGCAGATTCGCGAGCTCGCCTCGTTGATCTGA
- a CDS encoding acetoacetate decarboxylase family protein: MPESQHTIAGTVLTMPVRVRKADVHTAMFSVDAEAAQRLIDYSGLRVCQHRPGRAVVNLMLARYIDGDLGQYHEFGTCVMVNPPGSAASGWRAFKDAAAFIHHLPVDQSFTLEAGRTIWGFPKIMADFTVREGRTFGFDVSTEGSHIAGIDFRRGLPVPSMFTSRGQVLKTYTYADGTTREVPWEMKVSGLRGRLGGATLRLGDHPYAKELASLGLPKRAMVSGSVANVEMSFGDAHPLT; the protein is encoded by the coding sequence ATGCCTGAATCACAACACACCATCGCCGGAACCGTGCTGACCATGCCGGTCCGGGTTCGCAAGGCTGACGTACATACCGCGATGTTCTCGGTGGACGCCGAGGCGGCGCAGCGGCTCATCGACTACAGCGGCCTGCGGGTCTGCCAGCACCGGCCCGGCCGGGCCGTGGTCAACCTGATGCTGGCCCGCTACATCGACGGCGATCTCGGGCAGTACCACGAATTCGGCACCTGCGTGATGGTCAACCCGCCAGGCTCGGCGGCCAGCGGCTGGCGGGCTTTCAAGGATGCCGCGGCGTTCATCCACCACCTGCCGGTCGACCAATCCTTCACCCTCGAGGCGGGCCGAACCATTTGGGGTTTCCCAAAGATCATGGCGGACTTCACCGTTCGCGAAGGACGCACGTTCGGGTTCGACGTCAGCACCGAAGGCTCGCACATCGCGGGCATCGACTTTCGTCGCGGCCTGCCGGTGCCGTCGATGTTCACGTCGCGCGGACAGGTGCTCAAGACCTACACCTACGCCGACGGCACCACCCGCGAAGTGCCGTGGGAGATGAAGGTCAGCGGGCTGCGCGGCCGGCTCGGCGGAGCGACGCTGCGCCTGGGCGATCACCCGTACGCCAAGGAGTTGGCGTCGCTGGGCCTGCCGAAGCGAGCGATGGTGTCCGGGTCGGTCGCCAACGTGGAAATGTCGTTCGGCGACGCCCACCCGCTCACCTGA
- a CDS encoding cytochrome P450, whose amino-acid sequence MTVTIPDVDLTDGTFYADGRRAREAYRWMRANQPVFRDRNGLAAATTYQAIIEAERNPELFSSTGGIRPDQPGMPYMIDMDDPAHLLRRKLVNAGFTRKRVREKEPSIARLCDTLIDAVCERGECDFVRDIAAPLPMAVIGDMLGVLPEDRGMLLKWSDDLVTGLSSHLDPTSAEFQAVMDAFAAYTEFTKGIITKRRSEPTEDLFSILVNAEVDGQRMSDDEIVFETLLILIGGDETTRHTLSGGTEQLLRNRDQWEQLVADPSLLPGAIEEMLRWTSPVKNMCRTLTADTEFHGTSLREGEKMMLLFESANFDESVFDNPEQFDIRRDPNNHMAFGFGTHFCLGNQLARLELSLMTSRVLQRLPDLRLASDDTLPLRPANFVSGLESMPVVFTPSAPVLRA is encoded by the coding sequence ATGACGGTCACGATTCCAGACGTTGATCTGACCGATGGCACGTTCTATGCCGACGGTCGGCGAGCTCGCGAGGCGTATCGCTGGATGCGGGCCAATCAACCGGTTTTCCGGGACCGCAATGGCCTGGCCGCCGCGACGACGTATCAGGCGATCATCGAAGCCGAACGGAATCCGGAACTGTTCTCCAGCACCGGCGGTATCCGTCCGGACCAGCCGGGTATGCCTTACATGATCGACATGGACGATCCCGCACATCTGTTGCGGCGCAAGCTCGTCAACGCGGGCTTCACCCGCAAGCGGGTGCGCGAGAAGGAGCCGTCGATCGCGCGGTTGTGTGACACGCTGATCGACGCGGTGTGTGAGCGCGGTGAGTGTGACTTCGTCCGCGATATCGCCGCGCCGCTGCCGATGGCGGTGATCGGCGACATGCTCGGGGTCCTGCCCGAAGACCGCGGGATGCTGTTGAAGTGGTCGGATGACCTGGTGACCGGGCTGAGCTCACACCTGGATCCGACGTCGGCCGAATTCCAGGCGGTGATGGACGCTTTCGCTGCGTACACCGAATTCACGAAGGGCATCATCACCAAGCGCCGCTCCGAGCCCACCGAAGACCTCTTTTCGATCCTGGTGAACGCCGAGGTCGACGGGCAGCGGATGTCCGACGACGAGATCGTCTTCGAGACGCTGCTGATCCTGATCGGCGGCGACGAGACCACTCGGCACACCTTGTCCGGTGGGACCGAGCAATTGCTGCGTAACCGCGACCAGTGGGAGCAGCTGGTGGCCGACCCGTCGCTGTTACCGGGCGCCATCGAGGAGATGCTGCGGTGGACGTCGCCGGTGAAGAACATGTGCCGAACGCTCACCGCTGACACCGAATTCCACGGCACGTCGTTGCGCGAGGGCGAGAAGATGATGCTGCTCTTCGAGTCCGCCAACTTCGACGAGTCGGTGTTCGACAACCCGGAGCAGTTCGACATCCGCCGAGACCCTAACAACCACATGGCTTTCGGCTTCGGCACGCACTTCTGTCTGGGGAATCAGCTTGCCCGCCTTGAGCTTTCGCTGATGACGTCGCGGGTATTACAGCGATTGCCGGATCTGCGGCTAGCCTCCGACGACACGTTGCCGCTGCGGCCGGCCAACTTCGTCAGCGGCCTGGAATCCATGCCGGTGGTGTTCACACCCAGCGCGCCGGTGCTCCGAGCGTGA
- a CDS encoding crotonase/enoyl-CoA hydratase family protein, with protein MSESEKEPDALVEQRGHTLIVTMNRPAARNALSGEMMQIMVEAWDRVDNDPDIRCCILTGAGGYFCAGMDLKAATAKPPGESFKDGSYDPSRIDALLKGRRLTKPLIAAVEGPAIAGGTEILQGTDIRVAGESAKFGISEAKWSLYPMGGSAVRLVRQIPYTVACDLLLTGRHITAAEAKEIGLIGHVVPDGQALSKALEIADVISNNGPLAVQAILKSIRETEGLHENEAFKIDTQLGIKVFLSEDAKEGPLAFKEKRAPQFKGH; from the coding sequence GTGAGCGAGTCCGAAAAAGAACCCGACGCCCTCGTTGAGCAGCGCGGACACACCCTGATCGTCACGATGAACCGGCCGGCGGCGCGCAACGCGCTGAGCGGCGAAATGATGCAAATCATGGTCGAGGCGTGGGACCGCGTCGACAACGATCCCGACATCCGCTGCTGCATCCTGACCGGGGCCGGGGGCTATTTCTGCGCCGGCATGGACCTCAAGGCGGCCACTGCCAAGCCGCCGGGTGAGTCGTTCAAGGACGGCAGCTACGACCCTTCGCGTATCGACGCCCTGCTCAAGGGGCGGCGGCTGACCAAACCGTTGATCGCGGCCGTCGAGGGCCCGGCCATCGCCGGTGGCACCGAAATCCTGCAGGGCACCGACATCCGGGTGGCCGGCGAAAGCGCCAAGTTCGGCATCTCGGAGGCCAAATGGAGCCTGTACCCGATGGGCGGCTCGGCGGTGCGACTGGTCCGCCAGATCCCCTACACGGTGGCCTGCGATCTGCTGCTGACCGGACGGCACATCACCGCCGCGGAGGCCAAGGAGATCGGTTTGATCGGGCACGTCGTTCCCGACGGGCAGGCGTTGTCCAAGGCTTTAGAGATCGCCGACGTCATCTCGAACAACGGCCCGCTGGCGGTGCAGGCCATCCTGAAGTCCATTCGCGAGACCGAAGGCCTGCACGAGAACGAGGCGTTCAAGATCGACACCCAGCTCGGCATCAAGGTGTTCCTGTCCGAGGACGCCAAGGAAGGCCCGCTGGCCTTCAAGGAAAAACGCGCGCCGCAGTTCAAGGGCCACTGA
- a CDS encoding acyl-CoA synthetase, whose product MGSVALNIADLAEHAIDAVPDRVALICGDDQLTYAQLEEKANRLAHYLIDHGVKKDDKVGLYCRNRIEIVIAMLGIVKAGAILVNVNFRYVEGELRYLFDNSDMVALVHERQYSDRVANVLPDTPNVKTILVVEDGSDNDYQRYGGVEFYSALEKGSPERDFGPRSADDIYLLYTGGTTGFPKGVMWRHEDIYRVLFGGTDFATGEFVKDEYDLAKAAAENPPMIRYPIPPMIHGATQSATWMSLFSGQTTVLAPEFDPDEVWRTIHKHKVNLLFFTGDAMARPLLDALLKGREKDEAYDLSSLFLLASTAALFSPSIKEKLLELLPNRIITDSIGSSETGFGGTSVVAKDAPHSGGPRVTIDHRTVVLDEDGNEVKPGSGVRGFIAKKGNIPVGYYKDEKKTAETFKTINGVRYAIPGDYAQVEADGTVTMLGRGSVSINSGGEKIYPEEVEAALKGHPDVFDALVVGVPDERYGQCVAAVVHPRPGMRPSLAELDKFVRSEIAGYKVPRALWYVDEVKRSPAGKPDYRWAKEQTEARPADERHANHVTA is encoded by the coding sequence TTGGGGTCCGTGGCCCTGAACATAGCCGACTTAGCCGAGCATGCCATCGACGCCGTGCCTGACCGCGTCGCCCTGATCTGCGGCGACGACCAGCTGACCTACGCGCAGCTGGAGGAGAAGGCCAACCGACTGGCGCACTACCTGATCGACCACGGCGTCAAGAAGGACGACAAGGTCGGCCTGTACTGCCGCAACCGCATCGAGATCGTGATCGCGATGCTGGGCATCGTCAAGGCCGGCGCCATCCTGGTCAACGTCAACTTCCGCTACGTCGAGGGCGAGCTGCGCTACCTGTTCGACAACTCCGACATGGTGGCGCTGGTGCACGAGCGCCAGTACTCCGACCGCGTCGCCAACGTCTTGCCGGACACCCCGAACGTCAAGACGATCCTGGTGGTCGAGGACGGCAGCGACAACGACTACCAGCGCTACGGCGGCGTCGAATTCTACTCCGCGCTCGAAAAGGGCTCTCCGGAACGCGATTTCGGCCCCCGCAGCGCCGACGACATCTACCTGCTCTACACCGGCGGCACCACCGGCTTCCCGAAGGGCGTCATGTGGCGCCACGAGGACATCTACCGGGTGCTGTTCGGCGGAACCGACTTCGCGACGGGCGAATTCGTCAAGGACGAATACGACTTGGCCAAGGCCGCCGCCGAAAATCCGCCGATGATCCGCTACCCGATCCCGCCGATGATCCACGGCGCCACCCAGTCGGCGACCTGGATGTCACTCTTCTCGGGCCAGACCACCGTTCTCGCACCGGAATTCGACCCCGACGAGGTCTGGAGGACCATCCACAAGCACAAGGTGAACCTGCTGTTCTTCACCGGTGACGCGATGGCCCGGCCGCTGCTCGACGCATTGCTGAAAGGCCGTGAGAAAGATGAGGCCTACGACTTGTCCTCGCTGTTCCTGTTGGCCAGCACCGCGGCGTTGTTCTCGCCGAGCATCAAGGAGAAGCTCCTCGAGCTGCTTCCCAACAGGATCATCACCGACTCCATCGGCTCCTCGGAGACCGGCTTCGGCGGGACCAGCGTCGTCGCCAAAGACGCGCCGCACAGCGGCGGTCCGCGAGTGACCATCGACCATCGCACCGTGGTTCTCGACGAGGACGGCAACGAGGTCAAGCCTGGCTCGGGTGTCCGTGGCTTTATCGCCAAGAAGGGCAACATCCCGGTCGGTTACTACAAGGACGAGAAGAAGACTGCCGAGACGTTCAAGACCATCAACGGCGTCCGCTACGCGATCCCCGGGGACTACGCCCAGGTGGAGGCCGACGGCACGGTCACCATGCTCGGGCGCGGCTCGGTGTCGATCAACAGCGGAGGGGAGAAGATCTATCCCGAGGAAGTCGAGGCGGCACTGAAGGGTCATCCCGACGTGTTCGACGCGCTGGTGGTCGGGGTGCCCGACGAACGCTACGGCCAGTGCGTGGCCGCCGTCGTGCACCCGCGGCCCGGCATGCGGCCGTCGCTGGCCGAACTCGACAAGTTCGTGCGCAGCGAGATCGCGGGATACAAAGTGCCGCGGGCACTTTGGTATGTCGACGAGGTCAAGCGGTCACCGGCCGGCAAACCGGACTACCGCTGGGCCAAGGAGCAGACCGAGGCCCGCCCGGCCGACGAGAGACACGCCAACCACGTGACGGCGTGA
- a CDS encoding acetolactate synthase large subunit: protein MNGALALINALVDGGVDVCFANPGTSEMHFVAALDAVPRMRGVLTLFEGVATGAADGYARIADRPAAVLLHLGPGLGNGLANLHNARRAHVPIVVVVGDHATYHKKYDAPLESDIGALAGSVSGWLRRCTGDVAADAAAAVSVAQATKQISTLILPADISWSEATGTASAVTATSMPEPDIELAAKVLRSGEPAVILVGGDATRAAGLHAAARVAAATGARWYCETFPTRLERGAGLPAVDRLAYFAEAVAAQLDGAKHLILAGAASPVSFFAYPGRPSDLVPDGCEVHVLSGHRGAADALTALADEVAPGTAAPVAAPSRPKLPTGALTAMSVADVVGALLPERAIVVDESNTSGLPLAAATAGAPAHDWLTLTGGAIGYGIPAAVGAAVAAPDRPVLCLESDGSAMYTISGLWTQARENLDVTTVVYNNGAYDILRLELQRVGAEGAPGPKAQQLLDLTGPRMDFVKIAEGMGVPAKRVATAEEFADALRAAFNEPGPHLVEAMVPSMLGY, encoded by the coding sequence GTGAATGGTGCCCTTGCTCTGATCAACGCACTGGTCGACGGCGGCGTCGACGTGTGCTTCGCCAACCCCGGCACATCGGAAATGCATTTCGTGGCGGCGCTGGACGCCGTGCCCCGGATGCGCGGGGTGCTGACGCTGTTCGAAGGGGTGGCCACGGGCGCGGCCGACGGCTACGCGCGGATCGCCGACCGTCCGGCGGCGGTGCTGCTGCACCTCGGGCCCGGGCTGGGTAACGGGCTGGCCAACCTGCACAACGCGCGTCGGGCCCACGTCCCGATCGTGGTGGTCGTCGGCGACCACGCCACCTATCACAAGAAGTACGACGCCCCACTGGAATCCGACATCGGGGCGCTGGCCGGCAGCGTGTCGGGCTGGCTTCGGAGGTGCACCGGCGATGTCGCCGCCGACGCCGCTGCGGCCGTCTCCGTGGCCCAGGCAACCAAGCAGATCTCCACATTGATTCTGCCCGCTGACATTTCGTGGTCGGAAGCTACCGGCACCGCCTCCGCGGTCACGGCGACGTCGATGCCGGAACCGGACATCGAGCTGGCGGCCAAGGTGCTGCGATCCGGCGAACCCGCGGTGATCCTCGTCGGAGGCGACGCCACCCGCGCTGCGGGCTTGCACGCGGCGGCCCGGGTCGCCGCGGCCACCGGTGCCCGCTGGTACTGCGAGACGTTCCCAACCCGCTTGGAGCGCGGCGCCGGGCTGCCGGCGGTCGACCGGCTTGCGTACTTCGCCGAAGCCGTTGCGGCGCAACTCGACGGCGCCAAGCACCTGATATTGGCCGGCGCGGCATCGCCGGTATCGTTCTTCGCCTACCCCGGCCGGCCTAGCGATTTAGTGCCCGACGGGTGCGAAGTCCACGTGCTGAGCGGTCACCGTGGTGCTGCCGATGCGCTGACGGCGCTGGCCGACGAGGTAGCGCCCGGCACGGCCGCCCCGGTGGCCGCGCCGTCGCGTCCGAAGCTACCGACGGGTGCACTGACGGCCATGTCGGTCGCCGACGTGGTCGGCGCGCTGTTGCCGGAGCGTGCGATCGTCGTCGACGAATCCAACACGTCAGGACTGCCACTGGCGGCCGCCACTGCCGGTGCGCCCGCGCATGATTGGCTGACGCTGACCGGCGGGGCGATCGGTTACGGCATCCCCGCCGCGGTCGGTGCCGCCGTCGCCGCGCCGGACCGGCCAGTCCTGTGCCTGGAATCCGACGGCTCGGCGATGTACACAATCTCCGGCCTGTGGACGCAGGCCCGGGAGAACCTCGACGTCACCACCGTCGTCTACAACAACGGCGCCTACGACATCCTGCGTTTGGAGTTGCAGCGGGTCGGCGCAGAAGGCGCGCCCGGCCCAAAAGCGCAGCAGCTGCTCGACTTGACCGGTCCGCGAATGGATTTCGTCAAGATTGCCGAGGGCATGGGAGTGCCCGCCAAGCGGGTGGCCACCGCCGAAGAGTTCGCCGACGCTCTGCGCGCGGCATTTAACGAGCCGGGCCCGCATCTCGTCGAGGCGATGGTGCCGTCGATGCTCGGTTACTGA
- a CDS encoding TauD/TfdA dioxygenase family protein translates to MSLLTVNKLTASVGAEVGDIDPHRLATDDLLAEAVLEALEDNGVLVFPDLHLNPEAQVAFCRRLGEVDHSSDGHHPVAGIYPITLDPAKNSSAAYLRATFDWHIDGCTPMGEECPQKATVLSAVQVAERGGETEFASTYAAYDALSDDEKQRFASLKVVHSLEASQRRVTPDPTPEQLARWRARPTHEHPLVWTHNDGRKSLVLGASADYVVGMDLDEGRALLAQLLDRATTADKVYSHRWSVGDTVIWDNRGVLHRAAPYDPDSPREMLRTTVLGDEPIQ, encoded by the coding sequence ATGAGTCTGCTCACCGTCAACAAGCTCACCGCATCGGTGGGCGCCGAAGTCGGCGACATCGACCCCCACCGGCTCGCCACCGACGATTTACTCGCCGAGGCGGTGCTCGAGGCGCTGGAGGACAACGGCGTGCTGGTCTTTCCCGACCTACATCTGAATCCCGAAGCGCAGGTGGCGTTTTGCCGCCGGCTCGGCGAGGTCGACCATTCCTCCGACGGCCATCATCCGGTGGCGGGCATCTACCCCATCACACTGGACCCGGCGAAGAATTCGTCGGCGGCGTATCTGCGCGCCACCTTCGACTGGCACATCGACGGCTGCACCCCGATGGGCGAAGAATGCCCGCAGAAGGCAACTGTTCTCTCCGCGGTGCAGGTCGCCGAACGGGGCGGCGAAACCGAGTTCGCCAGCACGTACGCGGCTTACGACGCGTTGAGCGACGACGAGAAGCAGCGGTTCGCGTCACTGAAAGTCGTTCACTCCCTGGAGGCTTCGCAGCGCCGCGTTACGCCCGATCCCACGCCCGAGCAGTTGGCGCGCTGGCGGGCGCGGCCGACCCACGAGCATCCGCTGGTCTGGACACACAACGACGGCCGCAAGTCGCTGGTGCTGGGAGCGTCGGCCGACTACGTCGTGGGCATGGACCTCGACGAGGGTCGCGCGCTGCTGGCCCAGCTGCTGGACCGGGCCACGACCGCGGACAAGGTGTACAGCCACCGCTGGTCGGTCGGCGACACGGTGATCTGGGACAACCGCGGGGTGCTGCACCGCGCTGCGCCTTACGACCCGGACTCGCCGCGAGAGATGCTGCGCACCACCGTGCTTGGCGACGAGCCGATTCAGTAA
- a CDS encoding aromatic ring-hydroxylating oxygenase subunit alpha: MARWPKPAEGSWTQHYSDLGTGPISFRDSTSPEFYALEREAIFKRAWLNVARVEELPRVGSYLTKDIAAVGTSIIVVKGKDQTIRAFHNVCRHRGNKLVWNDFPNEETRGVCRQFTCKYHGWRYDLDGALTFVQQESEFFDLDRDAYGLRPVHCDVWNGFIFVNFDSEPRQTLREFLGPMVTGLDGYPFDKLTERYDWVADNNSNWKIFADAFQEYYHVPSLHPQQVPPAVRDPNAGFECAHFQIDGPHRMVSTAGTRRWLLAPEYMYPIERATRSGLVGPWRTPDLGELPAGLNPGGIEPWGISNFQIFPNLEILIYGGWYLLYRYWPTSHNTHRFEAFTAFHPARSVRERIEHEVAAVVLKEFALQDAGMLGGTQAALETGIVDEFPVNDQEILVRHLHKVVGDWVAQYQGERTPVGAGHG; this comes from the coding sequence ATGGCGCGGTGGCCTAAACCGGCGGAAGGCAGCTGGACACAACACTATTCCGACCTCGGCACCGGCCCGATCTCGTTCCGGGACTCCACCTCGCCGGAGTTCTACGCGCTCGAGCGGGAGGCGATCTTCAAACGGGCCTGGCTCAACGTCGCCCGTGTCGAGGAACTTCCGCGTGTCGGCAGCTATCTCACCAAGGACATTGCGGCCGTGGGCACGTCGATCATCGTGGTCAAGGGCAAGGACCAGACGATCCGGGCGTTCCACAACGTCTGTCGGCATCGCGGAAACAAGTTGGTGTGGAACGACTTTCCCAACGAGGAAACCCGCGGTGTGTGCCGGCAGTTCACCTGCAAGTACCATGGCTGGCGCTACGACCTCGATGGCGCGCTGACGTTCGTGCAGCAGGAGTCGGAGTTCTTCGACCTCGATCGCGACGCTTACGGCCTGCGTCCGGTGCACTGTGACGTCTGGAACGGTTTCATCTTCGTCAACTTCGACTCCGAGCCGCGCCAGACCTTGCGAGAATTCTTGGGCCCCATGGTCACCGGCCTGGACGGTTACCCGTTCGACAAACTCACCGAGCGCTACGACTGGGTCGCCGACAACAACAGCAACTGGAAGATCTTCGCTGACGCGTTCCAGGAGTACTACCATGTGCCGTCGCTGCACCCGCAGCAAGTGCCGCCCGCGGTGCGCGACCCGAATGCCGGCTTCGAATGCGCCCACTTCCAGATCGACGGGCCGCACCGTATGGTATCCACCGCCGGAACTCGCCGCTGGCTGCTGGCACCGGAGTACATGTATCCGATCGAACGGGCCACGCGCAGTGGGCTTGTCGGCCCCTGGCGCACCCCCGATCTGGGTGAGCTGCCGGCCGGCCTGAATCCGGGGGGCATCGAGCCGTGGGGCATCAGCAATTTCCAGATCTTCCCGAACCTGGAGATTTTGATCTACGGCGGCTGGTATCTGCTGTATCGGTATTGGCCGACGTCGCACAACACCCACCGGTTCGAGGCCTTCACCGCGTTTCACCCAGCCCGCAGCGTGCGCGAGCGCATCGAACACGAGGTGGCCGCGGTGGTGCTCAAGGAGTTCGCGCTACAGGACGCCGGCATGCTGGGCGGCACTCAGGCGGCGCTGGAGACCGGCATTGTCGACGAGTTTCCGGTCAACGACCAGGAGATCCTGGTGCGTCACTTGCACAAGGTGGTCGGCGACTGGGTGGCGCAGTATCAGGGCGAACGCACACCGGTGGGGGCTGGCCATGGCTGA